A stretch of Lactuca sativa cultivar Salinas chromosome 6, Lsat_Salinas_v11, whole genome shotgun sequence DNA encodes these proteins:
- the LOC111877435 gene encoding lariat debranching enzyme, with translation MKIAIEGCMHGDLDNVYATLLHLQEVERTQIDLLICCGDFQAVRNEKDLESLSVPPKYRSMNSFWKYYSGEKVAPFPTIFIGGNHEASNYLWELYYGGWAAPDIYFLGFAGVVKFGGIRIGGISGIYKSRDYRSGHFERAPYNNSDIKSIYHVREYDVHKLMQIEEPVDIFLSHDWPLGITDHGNWKKLVRDKPYFEKEIEERSLGSKAAAELLEKLKPPYWFSAHLHCKFAALVQHQDGGQVTKFLALDKCIPRRKFLQIIEVESDPGPYEIEYDEEWLAITRRFNSIFPLTKMPMNFGGVEFEMEECRKWVKSKLKSRGSSKPFEFVRTVPCYNSSQTLANHSFSGHIRNPQTESLLEFLEVGYLLDKSGPTPSQSQSPVAVDYDSEDGPIEEDADEIQLPEEEDDV, from the exons ATGAAGATTGCAATAGAAGGCTGTATGCATGGGGATCTTGATAATGTATATGCAACTCTCTTGCATTTACAAGAAGTTGAGAGGACACAAATTGATCTTCTAATATGCTGTGGTGATTTCCAG GCTGTTAGGAATGAGAAGGATTTAGAAAGCTTAAGTGTTCCACCTAAATATAGAAGCATGAATTCTTTCTGGAAATACTACTCAGGAGAAAAAGTAGCTCCATTTCCAACTATTTTCATTGGAGGAAATCATGAAGCTTCCAATTACCTCTGGGAATt ATACTATGGAGGATGGGCAGCACCTGATATATACTTCTTGGGATTTGCAGGAGTTGTGAAATTTGGGGGTATTCGCATCGGGGGCATTTCTGGAATTTACAAGTCCCGAGATTATCGTTCAG GACATTTTGAAAGGGCTCCATATAACAATAGTGATATAAAGTCAATATATCATGTGAGGGAATATGATGTTCACAAACTCATGCAAATTGAAGAACCTGTTGACATTTTTTTGTCACATGATTGGCCACTTGGCATCACTGATCATGGAAACTGGAAAAAACTTGTTCGTGATAAACCTTATTTTGAGAAGGAG ATTGAGGAGAGAAGTTTGGGAAGTAAAGCTGCTGCAGAATTGTTAGAGAAACTAAAACCTCCTTACTGGTTTTCTGCTCATTTACATTGCAAATTTGCTGCTTTAGTTCAACATCAAGATGGAGGTCAAGTCACAAAGTTTCTTGCTCTTGATAAATGTATCCCAAGGCGTAAATTTTTACAG ATTATTGAAGTTGAATCGGATCCTGGTCCATATGAGATTGAATACGACGAAGAGTGGCTAGCAATCACCCGTAGATTCAATTCCATTTTTCCTCTCACTAAAATGCCTATGAATTTTGG GGGTGTAGAGTTTGAAATGGAAGAATGTCGCAAATGGGTGAAAAGTAAGCTGAAATCCAGAGGGAGTAGTAAACCTTTTGAATTTGTTCGCACTGTTCCTTGTTACAATTCTTCTCAAACTCTCGCTAATCATTCCTTTTCag GGCATATTCGTAATCCTCAAACGGAATCTCTATTAGAGTTTCTAGAAGTTGGGTATCTTCTTGATAAGAGTGGGCccacccctagtcaaagtcaaagtccag TCGCAGTTGATTACGATAGTGAAGATGGACCCATTGAAGAAGATGCTGATGAAATACAACTcccagaagaagaagatgatgtttaa